The window AGCAGAAGATGACCGTCACCGGCGGCTCCTCGCTGCCGAAGGACGAGGTCGACCGCATGCGCCAGGAGGCCGAGCAGTACGCGGACGAGGACCACCGTCGCCGCGAGGCCGCCGAGTCCCGCAACCAGGGCGAGCAGCTCGTCTACCAGACGGAGAAGTTCCTCAAGGACAACGAGGACAAGGTCCCCGGTGACGTCAAGACCGAGGTCGAGGCGGGCATCGAGGAGCTGAAGACCGCTCTCAAGGGCGAGGACACCACCGAGATCCGTACGGCCACCGAGAAGGTCGCCGCCGTCTCCCAGAAGCTCGGCCAGGCGATGTACGCGGACGCGCAGGCGTCGCAGGGTGCCGCGGGCGCCGAGGCCCCGGGTGCCGACGAGGGCGCCGGTGCCAAGGCCGCCGACGACGACGTCGTGGACGCCGAGATCGTCGACGAGGACCGTGACCGCAAGGACGGTGCCGCGTGACAGAGGAGACCCCGGGCTTCGACGAGCAGCCCGACGTCCCCTCCGGCGCCACCCCTGAAGACGCCGAGCCGAAGCCTGCCCCCTCCGTAGAGGAGGGGGCGGCCCAGGCCGGGGACGCGGCAGCAGCAGCACAGATCGCGGGCCTCACCGCCCAGCTGGACCAGGTGCGCACGGCGCTCGGCGAGCGCACGGCGGACGTCCAGCGGCTCCAGGCCGAGTACCAGAACTACCGCCGCCGGGTCGAGCGCGACCGGATCGCGGTCAAGGAGATCGCCATCGCGAACCTCCTGACCGAGCTCCTGCCCGTGCTCGACGACATCGGCCGCGCGCGGGACCACGGCGAACTGGTCGGCGGCTTCAAGTCGGTGGCCGAGTCGCTGGAGACCGTCGCGGCGAAGATGGGTCTGCAGCAGTTCGGCAAGGAGGGCGAGCCCTTCGACCCGACGATCCACGAGGCCCTG is drawn from Streptomyces liliifuscus and contains these coding sequences:
- the grpE gene encoding nucleotide exchange factor GrpE is translated as MTEETPGFDEQPDVPSGATPEDAEPKPAPSVEEGAAQAGDAAAAAQIAGLTAQLDQVRTALGERTADVQRLQAEYQNYRRRVERDRIAVKEIAIANLLTELLPVLDDIGRARDHGELVGGFKSVAESLETVAAKMGLQQFGKEGEPFDPTIHEALMHSYAPDVTETTCVAILQPGYRFGERTIRPARVAVAEPQPGAQTVKGDETDATQAADDKESGGPEEG